In a genomic window of Salegentibacter salegens:
- a CDS encoding porin, whose translation MIKSFLISLFLLVPLMGFSQLNDSLPEPIIPKEKIELLKNINFTFDMRMGFQAYTFRGGDNYYNGIQFLNGFTALGISGKLHEKVHFTFRNRFNKNSDVQTLDRLGSNIELAFIDIKASPSLEIRLGKMNPFYGGYEYEFSPLYVLEYNDVYNNVLAFVTGAGITYQALENHKFGLQVLNSRTMHYDDLYGDIVAENIQEPDWPVAFVGNWRGSFFDGKLQTIYSLSHSYEVKKRGTTFFTLGHKYQNRNLTLMYDFHYSYEEVDTKGILTSIISDESIAEDVLYVENWLRAEYRFNPKFTGLLTLMTSSAYDNVKTSNDHMRRSYGMIPTVYYSPFKNIDLRFFLAYIGRYFDYSDFARDNFDVSSYNKNEVRIGFIAPLLLL comes from the coding sequence ATGATAAAGTCATTTTTAATAAGTTTGTTTTTACTAGTCCCGTTAATGGGATTCTCACAACTAAACGACAGCCTGCCTGAGCCTATTATTCCTAAAGAAAAGATAGAACTCTTAAAAAATATCAATTTCACCTTCGATATGCGTATGGGTTTCCAGGCATATACCTTTAGAGGTGGAGACAACTATTACAATGGTATTCAGTTTTTAAATGGCTTTACAGCGCTGGGAATTTCGGGGAAATTACACGAAAAGGTGCATTTCACTTTTAGAAACCGCTTTAATAAAAATAGCGATGTCCAAACTCTAGATCGATTAGGTAGTAATATCGAGCTGGCGTTTATCGACATTAAAGCCAGCCCGTCCCTTGAAATCAGGCTTGGAAAAATGAATCCTTTTTATGGCGGTTATGAATACGAGTTCAGTCCGTTGTATGTTTTGGAATATAATGATGTTTACAACAATGTTCTCGCATTTGTTACCGGGGCCGGAATTACCTACCAGGCATTAGAAAATCACAAATTCGGCTTACAAGTTTTAAACTCACGCACCATGCATTACGACGATCTTTATGGGGATATAGTTGCTGAAAACATCCAGGAACCAGATTGGCCGGTAGCCTTTGTTGGAAACTGGCGTGGAAGCTTTTTTGACGGAAAACTGCAAACCATCTATAGTTTAAGTCATTCTTATGAAGTAAAAAAAAGAGGAACCACTTTTTTCACCTTAGGCCACAAATACCAAAACCGAAATCTTACCCTTATGTATGATTTTCACTACAGTTATGAAGAGGTAGATACTAAAGGTATTCTTACCAGCATTATCAGTGACGAATCGATAGCGGAAGATGTATTATATGTGGAAAACTGGTTAAGGGCAGAATACCGTTTCAATCCAAAATTCACGGGTTTATTAACCCTAATGACTAGCAGTGCCTACGATAACGTAAAAACCAGCAATGACCATATGCGAAGAAGCTATGGAATGATCCCTACTGTATATTACAGTCCGTTTAAAAATATTGATCTGCGGTTTTTCTTAGCTTATATTGGCCGGTATTTTGATTATTCAGATTTTGCTAGAGACAATTTTGATGTTTCCAGTTATAATAAAAATGAAGTAAGAATCGGCTTTATTGCTCCTCTATTACTATTGTAA
- a CDS encoding IS1595 family transposase, with product MIPSDFRDFFVNSPATVQQEIVASLLSLSLQESEVKDSNEAKAVTCPHCSEKRVRANGKLKGVQRYVCNGCKKNFSETTGKFWYNIKKKEKLNRYLYCLLSGYSIRKSAEETEISIQTSFDWRHKLLTSFSSVSVEEFQGIVESDDLFFAYSEKGGRHLGRKPKMRGEKASKAGISDEKVAVVATCDRSGNKDFKVATRGRISKEDLNRILKGKLDKADVLCSDSHRSYGAFAKANTIAHKKFNTSKGQRTVDKVYHVQNVNNMDMRLRKFMDSFNGVATKYLQNYLNWFLVLEKIKNSTSKMATVTAIAFASNSAWYEYKQQLFNMLIRT from the coding sequence ATGATACCTTCAGATTTCAGGGATTTTTTCGTTAATAGTCCAGCGACTGTTCAACAAGAGATAGTGGCTTCGTTGCTATCATTGTCTTTGCAAGAAAGTGAAGTAAAGGACAGCAACGAGGCAAAAGCAGTTACCTGTCCTCATTGCTCAGAAAAGCGTGTTCGTGCCAATGGCAAGCTCAAAGGCGTTCAACGCTATGTTTGCAATGGCTGTAAGAAGAATTTCAGTGAGACCACAGGTAAGTTTTGGTATAATATAAAAAAGAAAGAGAAGTTAAATCGGTATTTATACTGTTTGTTGTCGGGCTACAGTATCAGGAAAAGTGCAGAAGAGACGGAGATATCAATTCAAACGTCCTTTGATTGGAGACATAAATTGCTCACGTCATTTTCCAGTGTTTCGGTAGAAGAGTTTCAGGGCATAGTCGAAAGCGATGACCTGTTCTTTGCCTACTCAGAAAAAGGAGGACGTCATTTAGGTAGAAAACCGAAAATGCGAGGAGAAAAAGCAAGCAAAGCAGGCATAAGTGATGAAAAAGTAGCTGTAGTGGCAACTTGTGATAGATCTGGAAACAAAGACTTTAAAGTGGCCACAAGAGGTCGTATCAGTAAAGAGGATCTGAATAGAATACTTAAAGGGAAACTTGATAAAGCTGACGTACTCTGCAGCGACAGCCATAGAAGTTATGGTGCTTTTGCAAAAGCCAACACAATTGCCCATAAAAAGTTCAACACCTCAAAGGGACAGCGAACCGTAGATAAGGTGTACCATGTCCAGAATGTAAACAATATGGATATGAGATTGAGAAAGTTCATGGATTCTTTCAATGGGGTAGCTACAAAATACTTACAGAATTACTTGAATTGGTTCTTGGTACTTGAAAAAATCAAGAACTCAACCAGTAAAATGGCAACAGTTACAGCCATTGCCTTTGCTTCAAATAGCGCATGGTACGAGTACAAACAACAACTATTCAATATGCTAATTAGAACTTAG
- a CDS encoding VOC family protein — protein sequence MNTYKIPAQTRIGHVHLKVADLERSLKFYRDLLGFEVTMHYGDQAAFISAGGYHHHIGLNTWHSKGAPPASQNTVGLYHTAILYPTRKDLALIFNRLREADYPLTGASDHGVSEALYLNDPDGNGVELYWDRPRDQWPTKEDGSIEMFTHVLNLQDLLKEIK from the coding sequence ATGAATACCTACAAAATACCTGCTCAAACCCGTATTGGGCACGTGCATCTTAAAGTAGCAGATCTTGAGCGTTCGCTAAAATTTTACCGTGATCTCCTGGGTTTTGAAGTCACTATGCATTATGGGGATCAGGCTGCATTTATTTCTGCCGGCGGCTACCATCATCATATTGGTTTAAATACCTGGCACAGCAAGGGCGCACCACCTGCTTCCCAAAATACCGTAGGTTTATATCATACCGCAATTCTTTATCCTACCAGGAAAGACCTCGCACTTATCTTCAACCGATTGCGAGAAGCAGATTATCCGCTTACCGGGGCAAGTGACCACGGTGTCTCAGAAGCATTATATCTCAATGATCCTGATGGTAACGGCGTGGAGCTTTATTGGGACCGCCCTAGAGATCAATGGCCAACTAAAGAAGATGGTTCCATAGAAATGTTTACGCACGTGTTAAACCTTCAGGACTTACTTAAAGAGATTAAATAA
- a CDS encoding DmpA family aminopeptidase, which produces MKNYILLTSLLFFMLNLLNAQQRVEEIPLKIGVMERGALNAITDVRGVKVGHTTLVKGDSVRTGVTAILPHGGNIFQQKVPAAVFVGNGFGKLAGSTQINELGNLETPIILTNTLNVPTAMDAVIKYTLNLSGNEDVRSVNAVVGETNDGYLNDIRGQHVKNEDVISVIQNAKNGKVPEGNVGAGTGTIAFGYKGGIGTSSRELPKSLGGYTLGVLVQSNFGGVLQIGGVPVGQKLGNYSFSNNLLNNVDGSCMMIIATDAPLNNRNLERLAKRAFLGLAKTGGIASNGSGDYVIAFSTAEAVRVQYKIETETLKQEIVPNDLMSPLFMATIEATEEAILNSIFMAETTTGFKGRTIKALPKEEVLKLLKEAGVLEN; this is translated from the coding sequence ATGAAAAATTACATCCTCCTCACTTCCCTCCTATTTTTTATGTTGAATTTGCTAAATGCACAGCAACGTGTGGAAGAAATTCCGCTGAAAATTGGCGTGATGGAAAGAGGAGCGCTAAACGCGATTACCGATGTGAGGGGCGTAAAAGTTGGTCATACCACTTTGGTGAAAGGCGATTCGGTCCGGACGGGTGTAACGGCTATTCTTCCGCACGGCGGAAATATTTTTCAGCAGAAAGTACCCGCAGCGGTTTTTGTGGGTAATGGCTTCGGAAAACTTGCCGGCAGCACCCAAATTAACGAACTCGGCAATCTTGAAACTCCAATAATTCTTACCAATACTTTAAATGTTCCAACTGCCATGGACGCAGTAATAAAATATACGCTGAACCTGTCCGGAAATGAGGATGTGCGCTCGGTAAACGCGGTAGTGGGCGAAACCAACGATGGGTATTTAAACGATATTCGCGGGCAACACGTAAAAAACGAAGATGTAATTTCTGTGATTCAAAATGCGAAAAACGGTAAAGTGCCAGAAGGAAATGTTGGGGCCGGAACCGGTACAATTGCATTTGGTTATAAAGGTGGAATTGGAACTTCTTCCCGAGAACTTCCCAAAAGCCTGGGCGGTTATACTTTAGGCGTTTTGGTGCAAAGTAATTTTGGTGGGGTTTTGCAAATTGGCGGCGTCCCGGTTGGTCAAAAGCTCGGGAATTATAGTTTCAGCAATAATCTGCTGAATAATGTAGACGGTTCCTGTATGATGATAATAGCTACCGATGCTCCATTGAACAATCGAAACCTTGAGCGCCTGGCAAAACGTGCCTTCCTGGGGCTCGCAAAAACAGGAGGAATTGCTTCAAACGGCAGCGGCGATTATGTGATCGCTTTTTCTACTGCGGAAGCTGTGAGAGTTCAGTATAAAATAGAAACAGAGACTTTGAAACAGGAAATTGTACCAAACGATTTAATGTCGCCGCTATTTATGGCCACCATTGAAGCCACCGAAGAAGCCATCTTAAATTCTATTTTTATGGCTGAAACCACCACTGGTTTTAAAGGCAGAACTATAAAAGCTTTGCCTAAAGAGGAAGTGTTGAAGTTGTTAAAAGAGGCCGGGGTTTTAGAGAATTAG
- a CDS encoding tetratricopeptide repeat protein — protein MKRFFKIFKIVLGVILTAYTVVIISFLLFSPFEDRYNLAAHMQGVFFSQSVFEILKFQQPENDELYFEQSVPFNKRGYYARGFSLLDKAVALNPKVHLGYRGYMKLRFLRNYKAALEDFDRLDALTPNFVDAPWGEDIDFLRGEAYFGLEDYENSIIHFKKSIENQGEDWVDNQTYVFLGLCEYRLGNLEEAINYHQKALSQSEYTVEAHIELAKIYAEQNKTEAAKTHLEQADKYFSYKRDNPYNEYLNEVYKSDLVLLEHSEA, from the coding sequence ATGAAAAGATTTTTCAAAATATTTAAAATAGTTTTAGGAGTTATATTAACAGCCTATACGGTAGTAATCATCTCTTTTTTACTCTTCTCACCCTTTGAAGACCGGTACAATCTTGCGGCACATATGCAGGGCGTATTCTTTTCCCAATCGGTTTTCGAAATATTAAAGTTTCAGCAGCCCGAAAATGATGAATTATATTTTGAGCAATCGGTACCTTTTAATAAAAGGGGATATTACGCGAGGGGATTTTCTCTTTTAGACAAAGCTGTAGCATTGAATCCCAAGGTACATTTGGGGTATAGAGGATATATGAAACTTAGGTTTTTAAGAAATTATAAGGCGGCTTTAGAAGATTTTGACAGGCTGGACGCTTTAACTCCAAATTTTGTAGACGCACCCTGGGGAGAGGATATAGATTTCCTGAGAGGAGAAGCCTATTTTGGACTGGAAGATTATGAAAATTCGATAATTCATTTCAAAAAAAGTATTGAAAATCAAGGTGAAGACTGGGTAGACAATCAAACTTATGTGTTTCTTGGACTTTGTGAGTATAGACTGGGCAACCTCGAAGAAGCCATTAATTATCATCAAAAAGCGCTTAGCCAATCGGAGTATACGGTAGAAGCTCACATAGAACTCGCAAAAATATATGCGGAACAAAACAAAACGGAAGCCGCAAAGACTCATTTAGAACAAGCCGATAAATATTTCAGTTATAAAAGAGATAATCCTTATAATGAATATTTAAATGAAGTTTATAAAAGTGATTTGGTGCTTTTAGAGCATTCAGAAGCATAG